The genomic window CGTTCCATTATTACTGAATCCGATGAATCCATGCTCGAAATTGTAGACGGGAATGAAGAAAAAATTGGATCTTACGTCGTAAGCCCGATAGTGGCAAACGGGGATCCAATTGGATGCGTGATGATATTATCAAAAGACGATAAGAAATTAAGTGCTGTCGAGCATAAAGCAGTAGAAACTGCTGCAAGCTTTCTAGCTAGACAAATGGAATAAGGAAAAAAGATAAGGGCTAAACCTTTGGTAGTGAAAGCTTCCGGAGGTTTAGCCCTTTTTTTCTTTTCTTCCAATCTGAAGTGCGATATACTTGTGGGCATGTAAACGGATTTGTAAGAAAAAAGGGTGCGGTGAAATGGTTGAACATGTACGTATTGAAAAAGTATTAAATAATAATGTACTAATAGCGGAGCATCCAACCTATAAAGAGGTCGTCTTAATAGGGAAAGGGATAGGCTTTAATCGGAAGCAAGGGGAAACGGTTTCATTCGATAAGGCGGATAAAACGTTCTTACTAAAAGGGGAAAATGAAAAGGAACAATACATGAACCTTCTCCCCCATTTAGAGCAAGAACTAATTGATTTTATGAATGATGTCTTAGTGTACATTGAGGATCGAATGGGACAGGAGTTAAATGAACACATTCATATTGCCCTCACTGATCACATTGCGTTTGCTATTAATCGCGCGAAGAAAGAGATTTATTTCTCTAACCCTTTTTTATTTGAAATTGAATCTCTTTATGCAAAGGAATATCAAGTAGCACGTGAAGTAGTAGAAATGGTGCAAAAGCAAATGGGAATCGCGTTGCCAGAAGGGGAAATAGGCTTCATTGCGCTCCATATTCATAGTGCGGTTACGGATAAAGCATTAAGAGATATTAATAAGCATAATAAGTTAATTTCCCGTTTCGTTGAAATTATTGAGGATGAATTAGACATTAAGATGGACCGTAGCCAGGTTGATTATAACCGTCTTATTCAACATTTGCACCGTGCGATAGATCGGGTTCACCATGGCGAATCATTAGGAAAAGAAAACCGATTAGCGGAATTGTTGAAAAATGAATATCCGGTATGCTATAATCTTGCTTGGAAGTTGATAAAAGTGATGCAGAAACAATTAAATAAACCTGTAGATGAATCTGAAGTATTGTACTTAACGATTCACTTACAACGATTATCCAATAAATCTTAACATACGTGTTACTGATTCGATCAGGCATGAGTATTAAAGAGTTTTATGGGCAAAGTATGGAATGGAATGTATCCGTTTCCGTATTTTTCCGACTCTTTTACTCATGCCTTTTTCTTTTGCCCTTATCATATTCCGTATCTGTATCACTACAAAAAAGGAGGAGCTTTTATGTTTAAAAATGCATTTGGTACCTTACAAAAAGTCGGTAAGGCCCTCATGTTACCGGTAGCCTTGCTACCTGCTGCAGGTATTTTACTTGCTTTCGGAACGAGCTTTGCTCAAGAACAATGGATTGATAAATTTCCATGGTTTGGAAATCCAGTTGTCCTAAAAGTCTTAGAAGTGATGGCGGCGGCTGGTGGAGTCGTTTTCGATAATCTGCCGTTACTATTTGCCGTTGGGGTAGCCATCGGGCTAGCTGGTGGAGATGGTGTTGCAGGTCTTGCTGCGATTATCGGGTATCTCATTATGAATAAAACAATGGGAGTTTTTGGTGGGGTTACAGCAGAAATGACTGACAACCCAGCATATGCTGCCGTTCTAGGTATCCCAACCCTGCAAACAGGTGTTTTTGGTGGTATTATTGTCGGGGTTCTCGCCTCGTATATGTATCGAAGATTTTTCAATATTGAGTTGCCACAGTTTTTAGGATTCTTTGCTGGTAAACGATTTGTGCCAATTATCACAGCGTTCTCATCTGTCTTTTTGGGGATTTTAATGTACTGGATATGGCCATTTGCACAAGAAGGCCTTAATAACTTATCTCACTTAATGCTCGATACAAACCGTACAGTTTCTACATTCGTGTTTGGTGTAATTGAACGTGCATTGATTCCATTTGGTTTACATCATATTTTCTACTCTCCATTCTGGTTTGAGTTCGGTCAATATACGAGCGCGGCAGGAGAGCTTGTACGTGGTGATCAAAGTATTTTCTTCGCTCAGCTGAAAGATGGAGTAGAATTCACCGCTGGTAACTTTATGACGGGTAAGTTCCCGTTCATGATGTTTGGTTTACCAGCTGCAGCATTGGCGATTTACCACACAGCTAAACCAGAAAGAAAGAAAGTTGTAGCTGGTATCATGGGTTCTGCCGCTTTAACTTCTTTCCTAACAGGTATTACAGAGCCGATTGAATTCTCATTCCTATTCGTGGCTCCATTATTATTTGCGATTCACACTGTTTTTGCTGGTCTATCCTTTATGACGATGTATCTTCTAGACGTCAAAATTGGGATGACTTTCTCTGGTGGTTTAATCGACTTCCTGTTATTCGGTGTTATGCCGAACCGAACGGACTGGTGGTGGGTAATCATCATTGGTCTTGTATTCTCTGTGATCTATTACTTTGGATTCCGTTGGGCGATTCTTAAGTTCAACCTTGCAACGCCAGGTCGCGAAGACGAAATGGATGACGATGGAGACGTAGCTGAAGTAGGAGATCTTCCGTATGAAGTCCTTTCAGCAATGGGTGGTCAAGAGAACATTACGAACCTAGATGCATGTATTACACGACTACGTGTTAGTGTTGATGACATTAAAAATGTCGACAAGAACCGTTTGAAAAAATTAGGGGCTTCTGGTGTCATGGAAGTCGGAAATAACATTCAAGCTATTTTCGGGCCAAAATCTGACACGTTACGTGGACAAATCCAAGATATTATCGATGGAAAAACACCGCGTAAACAAGAAGATATATCTAAAATTCTGGATGAAGCGAATGATGCTGTTACTCCAATGACTGCAGATTTAGATTTCGTTAGTCCTATTACAGGGGAAATTATGAGCATCACTGATGTTCCAGATCAAGTATTCTCTGAAAAAATGATGGGCGATGGATTTGCAATTAAGCCATCAGAAGGTACCATTGTTTCACCGGTAAACGGAAAAATCGTGAACATTTTCCCTACAAAGCATGCGATTGGCATTATGGCGGAGAATGGAACAGAGATCTTAATCCATATCGGTATTGATACTGTAAACCTAAAAGGGGAAGGCTTTACTGCGAAAGTTGAAGAAGGCGCTGAGGTGAAGCAAGGTCAAGCTCTAATGGAAGTAGACCTAGCATACATTGAGGAAAACGCAACTTCTACTGTAACACCAGTTATCTTCACGAACCTTTCAGAAGGTCAGTCTGTAGAATTGAAAGCAAAAGGTACCGTTCAACAGACAGATAAAGATATCCTTGCTATTAAATAAGAGAAGCATTACCCTCCACTTTCTTAATGGTGGAGGGTTTTTCTTTATACGGGAAGAGAGTATAGGTCGAGACTAGGAAGAGAAATGGCTCCGCTCAGGTAAGCGACTACCCGCAGCATAAATCAACCTAGTCTACGCTTTTTAAAAAAAATGGGCTAAGTGTCTTCTTGCCTTTTAATTAGAGAGTGATGACCGCAGCACAAGGTATCCTCCGTTTTAATTGGGCAATCCCCCTATGATATAATGAGAGCATTCTAATAGAGAAAAAGGAAACACTTACCTATGGAACAGACAACGAAGCAATTGTTTAGAGGTGCTTTATTACTCACTATTGCAGGACTCATTAGTAAAATCATTAGTGCTGGCTACCGGATTCCACTTCAAAATATTACAGGGGATCTGGGTTTTTATATGTATCAACAGGTTTATCCGATTTTAGGAATATCCCTTACACTTTCTTTATATGGCTTTCCGGCTGCTATTTCAAAGCTTGTGGCAAGTCGCAAGGAAGAGGGAGAGTGGTTATCTGTAAGGAGCTTCTACATTCCGTTGTTTGGATTGCTTTTTTTCATAAATGGGATATTGTTTATTATCCTTTATTTTGGCTCTAACAAAATAGCAGCTTGGATGGGGGATCCGAACCTTGCGCAAGCATTTCGGGTAGCCGCTTTTCCCTTTTTACTTGTACCGTTTACCTCATTATTTCGTGGGGTGTCTCAAGGACTTAATGATATGAGGCCCACTGCTACTTCTCAAGTGTTGGAACAGATTATAAGGGTTATTGTCATTCTATTTTTTGCAGTTATAGTCGTCCAAGCTAATGGAGACTTATATGGCGTTGCAGTAGGGGCGGGAATAGGAGCAACAATTGCGGCAGGAATTGCAGCTTGTTGGTTGGCGTGGATGTGGCTTCGTTCACAAGAATTCACGTGGCAGAAAATGAGCTTTTCGTGGAGGACATATAGTCAAACCATTTTTGGTTACGGATTTTTCATTTGTCTAAACTATATGATGTTGCTATTGCTTCAACTAGCGGATTCCTTAACTGTTGTGAATGGGTTAATAGACCACGGTTTACCTACGTTAGGAGCAAAGGAATGGAAGGGAGTATTGGACAGGGGTTATCCACTCGTTCAGTTAGGCACCGTTTTAGGATCGTCTTTAGCCTTGGCCTTGATTCCATCCGTAACGAAGAAGCGTTACCAGCGTGCACCCAAGTCCTTTCAGTTGCATATGGAAAGCGCGCTTCGTTTTAGTATATACATAGCAAGCGCTTGTTCTTTTGGATTGATGGCGATCATGCCTTTAGCTAACCAAATGCTCTACGAAACGAATGAAGGTGTACAAAGTCTTCAAGTATTAGCCTTTACAATCCTTTTTGCATCCACTGCTTTAACGGCATCATCTATTTTACAAGGATTAGGATTCATCTATCGTACGGCAGTCTTTGTCATGATTGCCTTTTTTATAAAGTATATCGGTAATCTGATGTTCATTCCGCAATTTGGCATCATGGGGTCTGCTCTCGCAACGGTATTTGCGGTATTTATGTTATGTATGATCAATGTTTACGTATTGAAGAGGAAAGTAGCGGGAATTCGATGGTTTCCGATTCCATTCGCACGCTTCGCTATCTCTTTGCTTATCATGACTGGGTTTGTTTTCGCGATGAACAAGGTTTATGCATACAGCCCATTTCTCAATAGTCGGATAGAGACTGCCTTGTTTGTGGTCTTTACTTGTGTCCTTGCCGCTTTTTTATACTTTGTTTTACTCATCCGTCTGCACGCCTTGGAAGAGTCTGATCTTCGAGAGCTGCCATTTGCGGATCTACTTATAGAAATTCAGAGATGGAGGTTTCGTCCATGAATCAAATAGAAGTAATTGGATTAGGGGCAGGCGATATTGATCAATTGCCTTTGGGTATTTATAAAAAATTAACAACATCGCAAAAGCCGATTTTTGTTCGGACGGTGGACCATCCTGTTATTCAAACATTGGAACAAGAGGGTGTTACTTTTAAAGGGTATGATTCCGTCTATGAGGCGCATGCGGAATTTGGGGATGTCTATCAAGCGATTGTAGAAGACCTTCTTCATCAGGCGAAGAGTGACTCGCTAATCTATGCCGTACCGGGTCACCCTATGCTAGCAGAAAAAACAGTGCAATTATTAGAGGATCAAACCGAAGTTAACGTGACGATTGTTGGTGGTCAAAGCTATTTAGATGATTTATTCACAGCTTTAAGAATGGATCCCATCGAAGGCTTTCAATTCGTGGATGCCACCTCCTTTAGCCGATTTGAATTAAATTACTTGCAGCATATTGTCTTTTGCCAAGTATATGATTCCTTCGTCGCATCAGAGGTGAAGCTTGCCCTACTAGAAGATTTAAATCCGGAGCATCCAATTACCATTGTCGATGCAGTAGGTAGTAACCAAGAGAAAATACTTCGTGTCCCGTTAGTAGAATTAGATCAGACGGTAAGCCTCAGTAATTTAACGAGTATTTATGTTCCCCCAGTAAAGAGGGAGCAGCTTCCACATCAATTTTTCCGTCTTCGCGAGGTCATTGCCCAATTACGGGGGCCTAATGGCTGTCCTTGGGATAAGGAACAAACCCATGAATCACTGCGCAACTATTTGTTAGAGGAAGCATATGAATTTATAGAAGCGGTAGATGACCTTGATGATGATGGAATGATTGAAGAACTAGGAGACGTTTTACTACAGGTCATGCTTCATAGCCAGATAGGGGAAGATGAAGGGTACTTTACAGTCGATGATGTCATTGAATCGATCACGGAGAAAATGATTAGAAGACACCCACACGTGTTTGGCGATACTGTTGCTTCCTCATCGGAAAAGGTTGTCCAAAATTGGGACGAAATCAAAAGAGCAGAAAAAACGGAACGAACTTCCCTGATGGATGCCGTTCCGAAACATATGTCAGGCTTACTTGAGGCTGAACAAATTCAAAAGCAAGCAGCAAAGGTTGGATTCGATTGGCAGGATCCTGAACCTATGTGGGAGAAAATAAAAGAAGAAATGGAAGAAGTGAAACAAGCGATAGCTACCCAAGATGAAAAAGAAATAGAAAAAGAATTTGGTGATGTGTTATTTGCTATCGTCAATCTAACAAGATATTATAAAATAAATCCAGAACTTGCTGTTAAGCAAACCAACCGAAAATTTAAACAACGATTTACGTTTATGGAACAGGAAATAAAAAAGAACAATGAACAGCTTTCAGAATTAACATTAGAGCGATTAGATCAGTATTGGGATAAAGCAAAACAAGCAGAGCGAAAAGAGGGGAATTCATAATGAGACTGGACAAGTTTTTAAAGAATTCTAGGTTAATTAAGCGAAGAACATTGGCGAAAGAGGTAGCCGATCAAGGACGAATTACGATAAATGGAAATCCAGCGAAGGCTGCTTCCAATGTTAGCGTAGGAGATGAACTAAGGATCCAATTCGGACAAAAACTTGTAACGGTTCAAGTAGAGTCCTTGAAAGAAATTGTCCGCAAAGAAGAAGCAACCACTTTATATTCGATTAAAAAGGAAGAACCGGTTTCGCAAGATTAAGTTCTAAACTTGTCCCTCTATTCATACATTTGTAATGATAAAAGGAGGGGCTGTAGATTATGAACTATTATGAAAACAATCAATCCGTACGGGCGCAGGTAGAACATCACGTTAGAATGAGCAATAGAAGAACCCTTGATATTTCTGGTGTAAAGGAAGTCGACAGTTTTGACAATGAAGAGTTCTTGTTACAAACGGTTATGGGGTTTTTAATTGTTCGTGGTGAAAATCTTCAAATGAAAAATCTCGATTTGGAAGAAGGGAATGTGTCCATTAAAGGAAAGATTTACGAGCTTTCTTACTTAGAAGAGCAACATGGGGAGAAAGCTAAAGGACTCTTTAGCAAGCTGTTTAAATGACCTTAACCGTTCAATTCCTAACAATTATCTCCATGATCGCCGGAGGAATTTATTTAGGAATCGCGATTGAAACGTTTCGACGATTTGAGGGAGCTTGGAAAAAACGTAAAGTCTTTTCTTATATAATAGAAATCTGTTTTTGGCTGCTGCAATCGCTAATCTTGTTTTACTTATTGTTTCGAGTAAATCAAGGGGAACTTCGGTTTTATATACTTTTAGCTTTATTGTGTGGCTACTCAGCTTACAATGCTTTACTCAAAAGTTATTATCAACGGTTATTAGAGAGAATGATAGTCTCTTGTCTTTCGATTTATCGCTTCTTATATCGAATGGTTCACCTATTCTTTATTCGACCTATAATCCGTATTTTTCAGCTCATCCTCTCCATTTTATTTGCTCTATGGGGAGGATTAGTATGGGTAGCTGTTTTGTTGTACAAGATCGTATTCTATCCGATTCGACTGATTGGGATGTTCATATGGCGACTCGTACCGAAAAATGCGAAAAATAAAATATCCCATTTAGCAGGATTTTATAGTAAAATAAAGAATAAAATAGTCAACTGGAAACATTCAGATAAGAAGGATGAATAAGGAGGTAGCCAGTCGGTGACACGAAAAGAACAAAAATCCGTTGCAAGAATTAATTCTAGCTATATGAAGCAGTACGACGTTCATTTGAAAAGACAGCAGAAAAAGAGAAAAAGACTCTATCGCCGGCTAGTGCTATTTACGATACTAGCTATGCTCGTATTTGGTTCTCTTATTGCCTATCATGTAAATCAACAAATTGTATATGCAGAAAAGAAAGAACAATATGAGAAAATGAAAGAAGAAATGGCTTCCCTTGAAAAAGAAGAGCAGGATCTGAAACAGGAAGTCCAATTACTCCAAGATGAAGAATACGTGAAAGAAATTGCGCGAACCAATTATTTTTTCTCGAAAAAGGGAGAAATTATTTTTAAACTTCCTGAGGAAGACCCGTCTTATTGACACGCTTTTCAAAGCTTATATATAATATATAGGTGAGATATCTTTTAAACTTTTAAGGAGGAGCATTTTTTTTATGTCAATCGAAGTAGGCAGCAAGTTACAGGGTAAGGTAACCGGAATCACTAATTTTGGAGCATTCGTTGAGTTACCGGGTGGAACAACAGGGCTGGTTCATATTAGTGAGGTTGCTGATAACTACGTGAAAGACATTAATGAACATTTAACAGTCGGAGACGAAGTAACGGTTAAAGTCATTAATGTAGAAGATGATGGAAAGATCGGCTTATCCATTAAAAAGGCGAAAGAAACAGCAAATACTGGTCGCCGCAAGCCACACCAAAAAAATAACCGCGAACGCACAGAGACATTTGAGGCAAAAATGAATCGATTTCTTAAAGACTCCGAGGACCGTTTAGCTTCTTTGAAGAAGAATACGGAATCGAAACGCGGAGGTCGAGGAGCTAGAAAAGGTTAACCTTGCTGTCTATTGATGAGAGCGATATGATAAATGCCTTATTTATATAAACAACGGGTCGAAAACCGTATAGATAAAGCTGATACACAAAAGTATCAGCTTTTTTTAATGGAGAGAAAAACAAAAAACTAGTTCGAGACTAGGGAGCGGAATAGCGCTACTCCACTTTCCAGACACACTCAGCGGAAATATGGGTGGTTAATAAGGATGAGTGGGCTTGAACTGATATTTCTTACTTGATCAAAAAAAGAAGAACAGGGATAAACCTGTTCTTCTAAAAGATAGCGGCGGAGGGAATCGAACCCACGACCTCACGGGTATGAACCGTACGCTCTAGCCAGCTGAGCTACACCGCCATGTTAAAGTCACAAAGAATATATTACAACAGCTTTGATATCGTGTCAACCATCTTTTGTATCGGCTACCCATTTTCGTAAAAACAAGATACACTAGAAGTAGAAAAGGGGGATACAGATGATTGGTTTAGTCCGACATGGCGAAACAGACTGGAATGTGGCAGGGAAACTACAAGGGAAAACAGACGTACCTTTAAATGAACGCGGAATTGCCCAAGCAAAAGCATGTAAGGAACATTTTAAGCATGAGGATTGGGACCTATTAGTCTCGAGTCCTTTAAAACGAGCTAAGAAAACAGCTGAAATCATAAATGAAGCCCTCCAACTACCTTTTTATGAAATGGAGGACTTTAAAGAACGTTCTTTTGGAGAAGCAGAAGGGTTACTAGCAGAAGAGCGAAATAGCTTGTACCCAAATCGCGACTATCCTGGAGCGGAAAGCTTTGAGGCGTTTCAAGCTAGAGTGATGAACGGCTTAAGTTTATTAAACAGCAAATATCCAAACAAGCGAATCCTGCTCGTCGCTCATGGTGCCGTCATTGGATGTATCCTTTCCATATTGTCTAAAGGAACTTTAAATTCAAAGAACACGAGATTACATAATGCTGGTTGGAGTAGAATTCAATACATTGATGATGCATGGCAAGTACACGATGTGAATCAAGTCAATCACCTTACCAACTTATAAAAGGGAAGTGTTTTTGTGTCAGAAAAACTTGATGTTTGGTCTGAGGATGGGGCTTTTATTAAAGTGGAGGACCGGGAAACGGTCCATTTAGAAGGGTTATGGCATCAAACCTTTCATTGTTGGATTGTTCGAAATGAACTTGATCAACGAATGGTCCTTTTCCAGCTACGGCATCCGGAAAAGGATATTTCAGCAAACAAATTAGACATTAGTGCAGCGGGTCACTTAGAAGCAGGAGAAACTCCAGAGGATGGCGTCCGTGAACTGGAGGAGGAACTAGGTATTCACCTCGATTTCCATGACTTAATATCGGTGGGACTTATCAAAGAGACTATTGTAGAAAAGCCCTATGTGGATAGAGAGCGTTGCCATGTGTTCATTGGGCAATGTAATCAATCTACTTTGGAATATGCCGTGCAAGAAACAGAAGTTTCGGGGTTATTTGAAATACCAGCGAAGGATATGCTCGAGCTTTTGGAAGGGAAGCGAAAAACAGTAACGGGAGAAGGTTTTACCATACTGCACTCCACAAAGAGGCAAGAAACAAAAGACTTTATGATCGAGGACTTTGTTGCTCATCAGAAAAGCTATTATCAGGAAGTATTTCAGAGAATATTAGCTTTATAAAAGAAAAGAGGCCGGGATAAAACCGAAACTTTTCCCTGCAAAGAATAACGGTTATAGAACAAGAAGTTAAGAATGTTTAATGGTTATAGCCTCATTCGTATTTAATATAAAAATGCGACGTAAGTGGTGAAGCTATATGCCGGCGCTCCGGCAGAATACTCCGCTTTCCGCGGGCACGGCCTCAGCTTCCTCGGAAGAACCCCACTTCCTGCGGGATCTTCGGCTCGCGCTGTTCCCGCAGGAGTCTCCGCATTCTGCCTACGCTGGTAGGAACTTTCTACAAATGACAGTGGCTTTATCAATACTTAATATGTCGTTATGACCTGAAGAACGACTCTTTGAACGTGCATTTAACTTGATTCACTTTTCTTAGTATTGATAAGTTCTTTTGTCTCATTCTTTTATCTTGATTTTACTTCATTTCAGTGATAAATCTCTTTTGAAAATTTTCATCTAGTTCATTTATTATGGTATGTTGATTGGAGTGGAGGGTAATCGACTCCTACCATGAAAATAAAGTTCTAATATATGGAAAAATGGCAATACTAAGGTAGACGCAGCTCATTCATTTTTTTGAGGAGAGCGCCATATTCTAAGATCTAATGAAGTTGGAGAATAATTTTAAGACACTTTTGGTTCCACAATTGTCACTGTGTAACCTAAACTCTCTAATCTTCGTAGTGAATGCCTAACAACGGATTGTTGTCTTTGTTTGTCGAAGTAATCTTCTCCTAAATCTACATACATTTCTTTTCGTGTTAAGAGATAATAGGAGATTCGTAATATCGCATGAGCTACAACGATTCCTGCACGCTTTTTACCTTTACGTGAAGCTGTTCGCCGGTAAAGTGCACCAAGGTAGTTTTTGGATCCTCGAACAGAATGAGCTGCTTCAATCAGTGCTGATTTAAGATACTTGTTTCCATTCAACGTTTTAGATGATTTACGTTTTCCAGCACTTTGGTTATTTCCAGGAACTAATCCAGCCCATGAACACATTTGAGGTGCAGTAGGAAATTGCTCCTTTATATTTGTACCAAGCTCTGCAAGCATTTGTTCCGCCATTTTTCTCCCAATACCAGGAATGGAATCTAAACGGTCTATATCTTCTTGAGAGTCTTCCATCCTTTTCGCTATCTCTTTATCTAGTTTATCGATTTGATCCGTCAGGAAATCGATATGATCTAGAATCGTTTTTATCATGAACCGTTGGTGTTCTTGAACATACCCTTGAAGTGCGAGTTTCAATTCATCCTTTTTCTTCTTCATTACTCCTCTCGCAAAGGTTGTTAACTCTTCGAGATCATCATTTCCTTCGGATATGGATCGAAGCATATCACGAGCAGAAACTCCCATAATGTCAGAAACAACAGAACCAAGTTTGATATTAGCTCCTTCTAACACTTTTTGAATCCGATTATATTGTCTGGCACGCTCTTCAATAATACTTCGACGATAACGAACAAGTTCACGTAATTCTCGCTGGTTTCGATCAGGAATAAAACTAGCTTTAAGTAAACCGTGACGAAGTAATTTGGCTATCCATTCGGCATCTTTCACCTCCGTTTTACGCCCGGGGACAGCCTTAATGTGTTGAGCATTCACAACTAGATATTCAATATCTTCTGCTTCTAGTAGATTGACAATAGGTTTCCAGTAGACACTTGTACTTTCCATTGCCACATGGGTACACTTATGTTTCTTCACCCAGTCCACCAACTCAATTAGATATATGGTTTTAGTTGAAAAAGTTTCAATCTCCTTTCCTTCTGTTGTAATGGCACAAGCGGTAATGGTATCCTTGTGGACATCCATACCACAAGCATTCTCAATGATTACATCCATTGAAAACATCCTTTCTACGGCAAATAATAATGGAGGCTGGCGCAACAACCAGAATAGGGTTAATCTACCATGAGTGCTTCCCTTAAAGGGAGCAACAGTCTGTGATGCACCGTGGTCGAAGGAGTCAGACTGCGGGTAGGGCTCTCACGCACCAAGGAGTCTCGACCTTCCTCATCCAGCCGTAGCATCAGTATAGCCACACAATAACTATTTTCATTCTCTGTGGTGTATAGCTGTTTTCGCGATACATGAATGACTGCGGGAAAAGCACGAGTTGAAGACCCCGCAAAAAAGCGAACTTTGCTTTTTGAGGAGGCTGAAACCGTGCCCGCGGAAAGCGATTACCCGCAACGGAAATCAGCATCGCACACACACCGAGCAGTCACTAAACCGATGGTTTTGTAGTAACTTTTATTATTTCGTTACGTCGCATTTTATATATTTTCGCAATAATATTTTCAAAAGTACCCCAAAAGAAAAATCCGAATTGATTCGAATTCTAAATAAGAATTTCGAACCAGTTCGGATTTTGATATGATTAAATCATCATTGTCACAGAAGCTTCCGCTTTTCTTTCTAATTTGTTGGAGATTCGGACTGTTGATAGCTTTTAGCTAGTGCAGCTTCTTTTTCTTCTTCATCAGCTGAACGAACCCTTTTCAAGTAAAAAGATAGGACAAAACCCAAGATGGCAAAGCCAGTTGCAACCATGAAGGAATCGTTAATCCCTTCAATAGTAGCATGCTGCACCGCATAAGCCATTTGCTGATCGTTTGGAACGCCGTTCGGTAAGAATTCACTCATATGATCCTCACGACGATTACTCATGACCGTAACGAGGAAGGCTGTTCCTATTGCTCCAGAAACTTGACGAAGGGTATTCGCCATCGCTGTTCCATGGGAATATAAACGCATTGGCAATTGGTTTAAGCCTGCCGTCATAATTGGCATCATGATCATGGAAATCCCGACCATACGTGCACTATAAATGAACATCATATACCCATAGGTCGTTGAGTCAGATAGATCGGTTAAGCCAAACGTTGTTAGGGCAGTAATAAACAACCCGACTAAAGCGAGAGGTCTTGCCCCGATTTTATCAAATAGTTTCCCTGTAATAGGAGACATAACTGCAGAGATTAATGCTCCAGGTAGAAGTA from Radiobacillus kanasensis includes these protein-coding regions:
- the glcT gene encoding glucose PTS transporter transcription antiterminator GlcT; this translates as MVEHVRIEKVLNNNVLIAEHPTYKEVVLIGKGIGFNRKQGETVSFDKADKTFLLKGENEKEQYMNLLPHLEQELIDFMNDVLVYIEDRMGQELNEHIHIALTDHIAFAINRAKKEIYFSNPFLFEIESLYAKEYQVAREVVEMVQKQMGIALPEGEIGFIALHIHSAVTDKALRDINKHNKLISRFVEIIEDELDIKMDRSQVDYNRLIQHLHRAIDRVHHGESLGKENRLAELLKNEYPVCYNLAWKLIKVMQKQLNKPVDESEVLYLTIHLQRLSNKS
- the ptsG gene encoding glucose-specific PTS transporter subunit IIBC, which produces MFKNAFGTLQKVGKALMLPVALLPAAGILLAFGTSFAQEQWIDKFPWFGNPVVLKVLEVMAAAGGVVFDNLPLLFAVGVAIGLAGGDGVAGLAAIIGYLIMNKTMGVFGGVTAEMTDNPAYAAVLGIPTLQTGVFGGIIVGVLASYMYRRFFNIELPQFLGFFAGKRFVPIITAFSSVFLGILMYWIWPFAQEGLNNLSHLMLDTNRTVSTFVFGVIERALIPFGLHHIFYSPFWFEFGQYTSAAGELVRGDQSIFFAQLKDGVEFTAGNFMTGKFPFMMFGLPAAALAIYHTAKPERKKVVAGIMGSAALTSFLTGITEPIEFSFLFVAPLLFAIHTVFAGLSFMTMYLLDVKIGMTFSGGLIDFLLFGVMPNRTDWWWVIIIGLVFSVIYYFGFRWAILKFNLATPGREDEMDDDGDVAEVGDLPYEVLSAMGGQENITNLDACITRLRVSVDDIKNVDKNRLKKLGASGVMEVGNNIQAIFGPKSDTLRGQIQDIIDGKTPRKQEDISKILDEANDAVTPMTADLDFVSPITGEIMSITDVPDQVFSEKMMGDGFAIKPSEGTIVSPVNGKIVNIFPTKHAIGIMAENGTEILIHIGIDTVNLKGEGFTAKVEEGAEVKQGQALMEVDLAYIEENATSTVTPVIFTNLSEGQSVELKAKGTVQQTDKDILAIK
- a CDS encoding putative polysaccharide biosynthesis protein, translated to MEQTTKQLFRGALLLTIAGLISKIISAGYRIPLQNITGDLGFYMYQQVYPILGISLTLSLYGFPAAISKLVASRKEEGEWLSVRSFYIPLFGLLFFINGILFIILYFGSNKIAAWMGDPNLAQAFRVAAFPFLLVPFTSLFRGVSQGLNDMRPTATSQVLEQIIRVIVILFFAVIVVQANGDLYGVAVGAGIGATIAAGIAACWLAWMWLRSQEFTWQKMSFSWRTYSQTIFGYGFFICLNYMMLLLLQLADSLTVVNGLIDHGLPTLGAKEWKGVLDRGYPLVQLGTVLGSSLALALIPSVTKKRYQRAPKSFQLHMESALRFSIYIASACSFGLMAIMPLANQMLYETNEGVQSLQVLAFTILFASTALTASSILQGLGFIYRTAVFVMIAFFIKYIGNLMFIPQFGIMGSALATVFAVFMLCMINVYVLKRKVAGIRWFPIPFARFAISLLIMTGFVFAMNKVYAYSPFLNSRIETALFVVFTCVLAAFLYFVLLIRLHALEESDLRELPFADLLIEIQRWRFRP
- the yabN gene encoding bifunctional methyltransferase/pyrophosphohydrolase YabN, producing the protein MNQIEVIGLGAGDIDQLPLGIYKKLTTSQKPIFVRTVDHPVIQTLEQEGVTFKGYDSVYEAHAEFGDVYQAIVEDLLHQAKSDSLIYAVPGHPMLAEKTVQLLEDQTEVNVTIVGGQSYLDDLFTALRMDPIEGFQFVDATSFSRFELNYLQHIVFCQVYDSFVASEVKLALLEDLNPEHPITIVDAVGSNQEKILRVPLVELDQTVSLSNLTSIYVPPVKREQLPHQFFRLREVIAQLRGPNGCPWDKEQTHESLRNYLLEEAYEFIEAVDDLDDDGMIEELGDVLLQVMLHSQIGEDEGYFTVDDVIESITEKMIRRHPHVFGDTVASSSEKVVQNWDEIKRAEKTERTSLMDAVPKHMSGLLEAEQIQKQAAKVGFDWQDPEPMWEKIKEEMEEVKQAIATQDEKEIEKEFGDVLFAIVNLTRYYKINPELAVKQTNRKFKQRFTFMEQEIKKNNEQLSELTLERLDQYWDKAKQAERKEGNS
- a CDS encoding RNA-binding S4 domain-containing protein, whose amino-acid sequence is MRLDKFLKNSRLIKRRTLAKEVADQGRITINGNPAKAASNVSVGDELRIQFGQKLVTVQVESLKEIVRKEEATTLYSIKKEEPVSQD
- the yabP gene encoding sporulation protein YabP produces the protein MNYYENNQSVRAQVEHHVRMSNRRTLDISGVKEVDSFDNEEFLLQTVMGFLIVRGENLQMKNLDLEEGNVSIKGKIYELSYLEEQHGEKAKGLFSKLFK